The proteins below are encoded in one region of Aggregicoccus sp. 17bor-14:
- a CDS encoding DUF2171 domain-containing protein — protein MHIDPEQVHEGMLVFDAQGRRLGHVAAVGDTHFEMERGYLSARDYLIPYARVERVQGRDLMLAAGPLDLTPEDDDVGGALPPHGQSDFSGEPNNL, from the coding sequence ATGCACATCGACCCCGAGCAGGTACACGAGGGGATGCTCGTCTTCGACGCGCAGGGCAGACGCCTGGGCCACGTGGCGGCGGTGGGGGACACGCACTTCGAGATGGAGCGCGGCTACCTCTCGGCGCGCGACTACCTCATCCCGTACGCGCGCGTGGAGCGGGTGCAGGGGCGAGACCTCATGCTCGCCGCCGGCCCCCTGGACCTCACCCCCGAGGACGACGACGTGGGCGGCGCGCTGCCGCCCCACGGCCAGTCGGACTTCAGCGGCGAGCCGAACAACCTGTGA